CCTCTGCCCTGGCAACCCACGATGCACCAACGAAGGCTTGGGCTGCGGCACAGGGTTCACACCGATGTTATTGATAAATTgccaaggaggaaggaaggattcCGGTATTTATTGGTGATAATCGATTCCTTTTCCGGATGGGTGCAGGTGTTTCCCACTAAAAATAACAGCACCAGGGTAGTAGCCAAAAAGTTCTTTAATGAGGTAGGGTGTAGCTATAGTACCCCTGAAATAACAGATTCTGACAAGGGGGAGCCTTTGTAGTGAAAATCTTTGCCACACCGATACAAGCCTTGGGAATTAAACAAAAGCTCCATACACCAGACCGGCCTCGGTCCTCAGGCCCAGGAAGGCGCATGAACTGCACTGTTAAGGATGCTCTCCAGAAGGCAGTAAATCACACAGGGAAAGACTGGCCTGATAAACTCCCTCTGATTTCAGCTGCCATCCGCAGCAGTAATAGATTAAGGACAAAAATTCGACCCTTTCAAATTCTGTTTGGACATCCAATGCGCCTAGTGCTTGATCCTAGTTACCTGGTACAGGGTGAAGAAGAGAGCTCTAATATAACCCAGCATGATCATTTTCAATGGCTCAAAacggttacaagaaaataaaaccaCCTGCCAGTATCGGGTTAATCAGGCCATTGAACACATGAACAACAAAATTTAATAACAAAAGCCCACAAAGGCAGCCCTGTGGGAAACAGAGGACCAAGTGATGTaccttaaaatgaggaaaaggggtCACTCACTGGAATGAAAATGGATAGGCCCTTACTCCATAGTGGACCACCTTAGCCCATTGGTATACCGCCAAAAGTGGTAcgccagctgattttcagtggcactcacactgcccgggtcctggccaccggtccagggagctctaccttttaatttaattttaaatgaagcttcataaacatttttaaacccttactttacatacaacaatagtttagttatgtattatagactcatagaaagagaccttctaaaaacgttaaaatgtatgactggcacgcgaaaccttacattgggcgaataaatgaagactcagcacagcacttctgaaaggttgctgaccccctgGTATACCGTATTAAAAAACCCTGAAATGGGTACGTTTCACAAATTAAACTGTTTACATAAATAATGATGTTTGAATTCTTTGCAGAAAAGGACATCCCAGAACCTGAGCACAGGGCGCTGCTTAACCACCACCATATTAATCCACAGAAATGAAACTCCAGTGTAAGGTCTGGTTTTACCTGTTTCTGGGAACGTTTAGTGCCCAGATAATTAGCGTGATCATGGGGGAAGTTGCAGCCCTCCTTATAAGccaatatttaaggaataattcaCTCCCTGCCAACCACTGACAGATTCCTACACGTGATCCGGTGATCCTCATGGAATGGTATGATAAAAACACTAGCCAGCTCTTAAAACCCTCAGGAAATATGAATGTGTATTTCTGGGAAGGGGAAATGGGACTTAAGGTTCACCTTATCAACACCGCAGGTTCAATTTACTATGGGGTATTGGACCATATTTCACAATACCCTATGGTTCCTGGACACATGCACCAGAACCTGGACTAGAGACTATGCATTCGAAAGAGGTACCCCACAAAAAAAACTGTGACGCAAAGTGATCCAGTAAAGTTTTGTTAAATCCACtattactaaaaataaaaattggcatGGATTGGACTCAGTTGAATGTGTCTAAATTGGAACCCAAATGTTCACCCTACTCCCTTCCTATTATAATGGCCTGGATACAAACACATCAGCACTCCAGTGGCTGAGCAAAACGAGATGTAGCAGACACCATATTAGGAGGAGTTGGTTTGGGAGCAGGAATTATGAACGCTGTAGACCTGGAGGTAATTAAGAATAAGTTAAGTTCCTTGTCACAACTGCAAGATAGTCTCATTCCCAAGCAGGCAGATAATACTGTGGACTTGGTACAAATAGGTCTGGGAAACCTGAAAACAACATGGAATATGTGGTGGTGGCTGAACACCACCTCCTGGCTGGTGTATAAACAACAAATAGAATTAGGGAATACAACTGCCtgagtggcctacccataggagctCTAACCCCAGGTCCGAGAGCCcgacccataggagccctaagcAAAGAACAGGCTGACGGTCTGTCTCCATAGCAAACCAAACCCtcgcagcagtgagtctcagagcttgggtcCACTGAGTTGGGCTCGTGCTGTGAAACCCAGCGAGTGGGGAGGGTCTCGGCCCCTGGCTATTCTTAGCCTTGCAGTGCACGCCCACATCAATTAATCCAGACGCTAGGACCTGCTGCTgtcggccttttttttttttcctgtgtattTTCTCCCCTGTCTCTGGACAGGGAAGATCAAACTTTTTCCCCCCGTAGGCTGCAGCTCTTTAGCAGAGCGAGTGTGGTCAAAGTGCCATGGCTGAACGTCTAGTGCCTTCCCGGCGTGTGCCTGCTGCGTGCACTGTCGGCAGAGGTGGAGACGGCTTTCTATGACAGGGTGATACAATTTCATCCATCACCCAGAATTCAGAAGGCCCAGAGACAGCTCCCCAAACCATCACACCAaccccacccagagcaccaggggaGCGGGGAAAGAACTGTGACTCCCTGGCCAGTGGGACCCCTAATAAATCGCAGGCTCCTGGCTTTGCTGGCAGAGGGACACAAAAATAGGACATGGGCCAAATAATCTGGTGGCGTAAATTGGAGCTACCCAAATAGAGAGTTTGGCTCCATatctgctctgcctcctgcaaTGACACTTTTATCTTTCGCAAAATGGGTAAGGAACTCTCCGAGAGAGCCTGGCGCAAAGCGCTCGCCCTGTGACGGCGGAAATCCTCGGCTAACATTCGCTGCAGGCGGGGGAAATCAGGGGCCCAGCTGGATATAAGGAAAACTTTGTTTCTCCTCTCAGGTGCGTTATACAGTCCTCTCTGATTGTCCGCGGGGCGCTCTCCTCACAGCCGTTTCTTCTCTGTGCAGACGCCACATCCAAATCCACTTTGGAACGGACAAAGTAAAACATCTTCCCCAGCATTCGAATCTCCTCCACAAGTCTGGCGTCGGTGTGTGTGAAGCGCCCACACGAGATGACAATGAACATGTCACACTGTCTGAAGTGACGCTGCCCAAGGAAAGTATCTAAGGGACAGTTCACTGTCCCGATCCCTGGCAGGTCCCATAGCGTCACGTGGGGGTGTTCGGGATGTGCATAAGCCTGAGGCTCCACCATCGTTCCTACCACCCCAGTCTCAGCAGCTCCTGTATCATGTTATTTCAGACCCCGGGTGGCATTGACAAAAGATGATTTACCAGATCCCGTCTCTCCGACTACAGCAACTGCGAGACTTTCATTCTTGACTGCCTCACTGACCTCTTGCAGCACGACAGCCAGCCCTGTCGGGTTATTTCTTGCAACAGCAGCTTTCAGTTCTACAATTTCTCCTTCAGAGAGCATGGCAAACTCTTCCTAAACTGCCTCTTTTGTAGCTGCTCTTCCCTGTAGTTCATGCTGTTTTGGTTGCCAGCCTTAAGGAAATGGAACGACACATTTCAGTTATGGATAGGTTCGTTTCCACAGGCCGTATAAACATCAAAACCAACAGCTACACTCAGTAGGGTCTCTAGTCAATAGGGACAAGATTGTGATGACACTTAAGGATCGCTGCTTTTGTCACATGCCAGAGCTCCACTTCATTTtgatcctgattcagcaaagctctcGAATCTTTACTGCATTCTCTAGAAGCTCTGGACTTGTGGGGCCTGGTGGTTCTTTCACCAGGCCTGGCACAtttgcccccccaaaaaaattttcTTCAAGGGCCCCCCCCCCAATTATTGTCAGAAAGGCCCTTATATGTACAAAGTTATCCAGTGTTAAGCAGTGGAATTGCAGCAGATTATAGAGGTTTCATCCTTTATATAACTCACAGAAAAATACCAACAAAAGGGGccaaattttactttttttaattctTAAAATCCAAGATTTTCCAGGGGTCGAATTAACCTCTGGACTCctggaaggctgtttgttttttaaatagcaatATCCAGGGGGCCCCAAAACACtcaattctccccctccccaataaCTGGATGCTGGAACTAGCCCTGCCTGTCACTTAAATCAGTTCGGCTTTCACTGAAAGTCAACGGGAGTTAGGTTCCAAAGTGCCTTGGGCATCGTTGAAAATGGGactcaggctcctaagtcactttggcaCTTTCGAAAATTCTAACCATGATCTCCTGACTTGCCCTCCCGAGGATACTGAGGtgcccagggccagatcctcagcgggttTAAATCAATGTAGTTCTGGATCTGGCCCAATTTCCTCTATTTTGTACCAGCTTGAACCATTCCTGATCCTAACAAACAAGCAGCTTTGTCCCGTCTTAGTTCAGCTAAGCACCAAGTGCTGCTAATGCCACAGGCTGATTTGGTCATAAACCCCCAAAGCATGAAAAAACACAGTATTTTACCCAAGATGTTGGAAAACTGTGTGTCTCCCTGCGAGAACCTGGTTTCATGACTCGAGAGCCTCTAGGGCGTCTTTTGGTAACCACTCCATAGGTCTGTGAGTTCAAGTCTGTCTCCTAGAAAAGATTCACATTtgggaagaagaaagaaaatctgGGTTAGGAGCTATGGATCTGCAGCACTGCTGTGCATGACACAGGAATTGCTTGGCATTGTAGCAAGGGAACTCTCTGTAACCAACACCTTGTTACAGCACCGGATCTCCCTTTGTGCATTTCACTTTTCCCCCCGTGTCCTAAATGCTGCACCCGTGACATAGCTGGCATTTGGCAGATTATCTGGTCAGTGTCAGCACTGAAGGACCAAGGAACACAATTCCTGTTGAAGGCCCTTCCAGAGAGGTTTGCTAGATGTGGCAaaactggaacttgaacccagaaTGGGAGAAGCTTGACCtgctgccttaaccacaaggccaacCTCCCCCTGCAGTTTCTTGTTCCCCTAGTACATGCTGCGGTTtgtaccttctgctgctgctcaaCTTTTGCAATCCTCCCCCATATCCCGCCATCATCCCCCATGTACAGGACACGGGACTTGTGGGTGCCGCTGCTCCCTAATAACTGACAATACCAATAACAAAACCAACCAGGAAACAATGCCACAGTTTAAAGCAAAACCAAATATTTGTAACATTCTAAGAATCCCCCTTGTCACCCATCAACCCAACCCCCgaatcccacccaccccccagcacatgcAAACAAGAAGGAAACAAAAATGTCTTGAGCCTCACCGGGAAGGAGCTGGCCGGTGGTGGCAGGAATGTGTTTGGATTTGCTGACTCACTGGCTGTCAACGGGTTTGACTCAGACTGGTCCCTGCCCTCCTGCTGGTTCCATTGGGAGCAAAACTGAAAAGTCCTGAATCTCCGCAACAGGGAAGGACGGCACTTCTTAATGATAATATACAGTATAATTATTGATAATGCAGCTAAACACAAGACGACACAGAACACAACTGCTGATGGCCAGTCGCTCACAAAGCCTGTAAAAGACAAACAGAAAACGAAATAAAAACTCTCGGGGATGCTATTAGCACATTCTCAGCCCTTCCCTTCCCATCCTTTGTGCAGCCTAACAACTGCTTCGTTTTTCCCCTGCCGCTGCACATTACGCAGCAGCTTTCGTTGAGGTATCTACAAGGCCTCTTCCTTGTGTGGCTATGGTGGGGGTCAGAAGCCACAATGCACGTATGGTCCATATTGACCCTAGGGCGGAAGCAGGGACACCCTGGACCAGATCTATGGAGGTAGAACCTGCCAAGGCTGGGGAAAAGGTTAAGGTCACATCGAGGGAGATACCTCAAGGGCTTTTCTCAAGCGTAGGAAAACCCTCGGGGCTTGTACAATACGCTGTCCCGTACCTTCAACTGTAACTTGCATCCGCACAGAAAACCGCCCCAGTTCCGGCTGGACGTGGCAGATGTAGAATCCCTCATCCTGGCTGCGAACTCTCCTTAGCGTCAGGGACGCATTTCCCTGAGGGAATCTCTCCGGGTGGAGCTGTGTTCTGCCCTTGTAAGCGGCATCTTGTCTCTGCAATGTGTCCATCCCGTTACAATAGCTGTGAACCAGGAGATCCGGCCCCTCGGCTTCTTCCTTCCTCCAGGTGATGTTCAACGGCTGGAGATTTAATCCGCATTCAAAGGGGCAGCTCAGGGTGACGTCCTGCCCCAGCCGAGCTACGATGGGAGACTCCATTTCACTCTCCCCTGAACGAGAAACAAGGCTCAGAATTACTTACCCCAGCTCCAGAGGCAACTTTTTGTCacatttttcattctgttttatAGAAACCAACCAGCAATAGTAACACAAACAAACATGCCTCACTCGTAACATGCACACAACACAACAGACACCCAGCACACCCACTACTTCACAACACTCCCAACCCACCACACTTACATGATACACACGCACAACGCACACACAGGACATGCACAACACACACAGACCTTCCACGTTACCAAGAAGACTAACAGCATTACACTACTTAGCATTTTCTGTGCAGTGAAAAGTTCACACCCACCGACCATTTCCTTCAAAATTCTCATGCACAGAAAGGCCAAGAACATCACCAGCCCTCTGCTTGGGGTGTCACTGGGATCTGAACCCATGACCCTTAGAACTAAAGGACTCATTTCTGTCCCATGAACTAAAGGAATAACACCAATATCTGACACCACTAGTAGGCTCTTATCTCTTTAGGTGATACAGCCGCTAGCAGGGGACAAAGGTGAGCGCTGAGCTTGTGTGGGCTAAACCTATGTGGAAAACCATAAGGCGACACGGTGACCGAAAGTCAAGGCCAAGCGCTGCTGGCACAGACGTGACCTGTGTCGGCAGTGGGGGATTGTCGCGCTTTAACCAGACCTGGCTCTGCTGGGTGATCACATTGTACACAGGGAGTGACTGCGTCTCAGACGCTCTGACAGGGACACAGGCAGAGGAAACCTACCTAGCACGGCCAGGGAAATCTTCTGGGTCGAGTTACCCAGCTCAGAGGTGACGTAGCAGAGGTAGGAGCCCTCGTCCTGGAAGCGCACAGCCCTGAGTCGCAGGGACGCATTTCCTTTGCGGATTCCCTCTCGGTACAGCTGCGTCCGGCGCCGGTAAACCTTGTCCTGTCCCTGCCACAGGTCCCTCTGCCCATAGTAGCTGTGAACCAGGAGAGCTGCGCCCTCGGCTCTCTGCATCTTCCAGGTGATGTTCAGTCGATGGAGTTTTACCCCCGGTATGTGGTGGAAGGCGCAGCCCAGAGTGACGTCCTCGCCATGCTGAGCTGTGATGGACGCCTGTGCTCCAGCGACTCCTTAAAGGGAAGCAGAGGTTGGTGGGGGAGAGTTTCACCTTGAACCCACATTTCCACTCCCTCCCCAAGTATTTGCACAGACTAGCTGAAGAGCCTGTCGCCGTCGGACATGTGCATCCGTAACAGGTGCACCCCAGTCCCACAGACCCACGGCCAGTGCACGGTTACTGATTAGTAACAAAACGCATCAGGGAACTGCCACGTACAATTCCCCTGCTGACCCCACTGGGCTGGAGGAGTTCCCTTGTGCACACAGCTATCCCAGCCACTCGGGGCTTTTATTGATCGGCTTGTTGTGCCCACAGGGGATGGTTTTACGCACTATGCTATAGGCCTGGCCACACGAGAAGAGCTTTGCTGGGTTATAAACGGGCAAAGTGCTCCTAGCGCAGACAGGGCCTGCGTCTACACTAGTGGGCTGTAGACGTGAACTAGACCCAGTGTAGGGGGTATAAGGAGCCATGGAGCCGTGGCAGGACAAGTGGTGGCAGCAGAGGCCTGGCGTAGCCATGCTGAGTATGTGCCCACTGGCTGCAGCTGTTGCTGTCTGTGCTACTGCATTTACACTGCTCTCTACACTCGCTCCAACGATCCCTGAACTACCGCGAGCTGGGGAATCGGACCCCtagttcctagtgtagacagagcctgtGCTGGCAGAAGTGTGTAGTGTCGACATGGCTGCAGCTGCAGTGGTATGAAGGGGTTTAAAACCAGTACAGCTAGTCCTGTATATGAGGTgggtttagcccacaaaagcttacgccgaaataaattcgttagtctctaaggtgccaaaagtactgctcgttatttttacaaaataagtGGGAGAGCGAAGCAGGCGGCACGTACCACAGAGAGTCCACAGAGCCACCAAATGCAGCCACCAGCCAGGGCTCATTCCCACCCTGCCGCTGACCATGTCGCATCTGCAAGAGGAGAGAAAACACTCCGGTTAGCTGCATTCCAGACACCAGCCCCTGGGAACCACATTCACACTGGCCCTGCAGCCCCGGgatccctgcagccccactcaccctGGCGCAAACCGGGAGTCGCTCCGCTGAAGGCCGCttaactgggcctgattctcagtcacGTCCTGGCTCCTTCACCGGGGCCTTGCAGTGAGCAGAGGTTTGTAAAGGGGACTCAGTGTGAATGAGAATCAGGATGAACAGCTTTAAAGCGGGGTAAGCAGCATTTGCATGCAAAagaggccagatcccagctggggtccatcggccgtagctccattggagtcaatggggccagatcaggggtgggcaaactacggccggtgggctggatctggcctatGAGCCGTTTTAAGCCGGCCCTCGAGCTtacgctggggagcggggtcaggggcttgccccactccggcgctccagctgggttgcagggtcaggggctgcacCACACAGCTCCCGGAAACAGCGGCATGGCCCGGCTCCTATGCGCTCCAATGGCcctgctccaatgggagctgcagggacagtgcgtgcagacggggcagcgtgcagagccttctggctgtgcctctgcataggagctagAGGGGGTCATgctgctgcttgaggtaagcccCGCTCGccgcctgcacccctgagcctctccccacgtcccaagcccctgctccagccctgattcccctcccgccctctaaactccttgatcccagcctggagcaccctcctgcaccccaaacctctcatctccagccccaccccagagctcacacacccccagctggagccttcaccgCCTCCTCGCACCCCgcttccccaccccagcctggagccccctcccgcaccctgaactcatttctggccccatcccagagcccgcacccccacccagagccctcacccactcccacaccccaaccccaattttgtgagcattcgtggcccaccatacaatttctcttcccagatgtggccctcggcccaaaaagtttgcccaccccgggccagatcccagctggggtcaatgggccgtagctccattggagtcaatggggccgaATCCCAGCTGtggtcaatgggccgtagctcctttggagtcaatgggaccagatcccagctggggtcaatgggccgtagctcctttggagtcaatggggctggatcccagctggggtcaatgggctgcagctccactggaaTCTGGCCCCATTGATTAGCGTGCAGACACATGCACAAATAGGTTGACACCAGGTgacttacatcaacctaactctgtagcacagaccaggcctcaggctttCCTGGTGAAGCTTTGGATCAATAATTAAAGAGAGATTGGGCCAGACGGACGGCGCATGAGAATGACTGtagagcctggtggttagagcagccaCCTGGAAAACACAGTGTCCAGTCCTGCCGCTCACTGACCCTTCAATTATTTATCCTCAGTGGAACAGCGTCACCGGGAGAGACTGGGGGAGCCCGCGTCAGCATGTCACCTTCTGCCAGGCTACCACAGCTGCAAGTGGCTGATGCATTTGAGCTCTGCTAGCAAAGGAAGTGGGCTGAAGACGGGGCATTCTCTGTGGGCGGCTGTCTGCTCTGGAACACCCAGGCCCTCCCAGAAAATAGCCCCTGGTTCGTGATCTGGTTAATTTTATTTCTGGTTTTGTAACTTATGGCAGGGGCACGCAGCACCTTGAATAGGGCCCTTTATGCTTTTGCATAGAAAGCTAAATGCATTAACACAAACAACAGTTTTTAGTGACAGTCAAAgccaagccggggggggggggcagcaagcATCATCCCAGCAGAGGtaagagactctggccccacccctttctcTCCGGCTCTGGTCCGCTCCCCACCCAGGGCTAGTTGCTGGGGGGAAAACTTCACCCATATGAACCCCCAACATGTGGCCTTGGCTCTAaataatactttgtcctgccacgagtgctggggactggcctAGAAAACCTCTTGATGTCTCCTCCAGCCCGATGATTCTATGAATCCAGAGCTCAGAAAATAATGGATTTTGCAGTTTGTTGGCAATTTTGAAAACTCGGGGGAataaaaagcatttggggttgaactgaaaacaaaactttttaaatTGTCAGCTAATGAACAAGTTAAACTTTTGTTTTGGGACAAAGGAAACGTTACCTTTCAGttctaccattttttaaaaatcattgtgGAATTAAAGAAATCGGAGGAAATTGTGACACAAAAAGCCGctttgaaacttttcatttacAAAACGTCAAAACGAAACATTTCTGTTGTTTTCCTGCAATTAGGgtacccctccccacccaataATTTGGCAAAGCCAACTGAAATTCACAAAACATGTCAGTGTCATCaaacctgctttttttttttggcgcggcgtgtgtatacacacacacacacgtacgtttTGGCCAAAcggttttgcccagctctaaggACAAGCCCCTGGAGTGGTCTTTGGCTGGGTTATCAGAGTGGAGTTGAGTGTGGAATGGTAAACACGGAGTATCTAGAAGCTGTTTTCAAGGAGCCCTTCAGAACAACCATTTTCACTCAGCTGTGCCTTCAACTTACAGACACGAAGAAGCTGCTAAAAGGGCACCGAGAACCAATCTCACCAACCCGCCCTGCAGCAGAAAATCTCTGACCTTCCACCCCTGAGCGCTGCCATTCCTGGGACCTTCTCGGGGAAGGTAAAGACATGGGGTGAATGATGCTTTCGTGTTTCAGCCTCCTCTGTCTcgctccctctgtctctcttcctgtAAGTCTGGGATGAAGTAACAGGGAAACTGAAAGTGCCCCGTGATTTCCGTGAGCTCCACCCAGCCACTTTTCAACTGATTTTAGGGGTTTCGATCAGTGTCCGTGAGACCCGCATCGCCCCCGGGAGCAGAACACGCTGCGGCCCGTGGCCCCCACcctcgccccacctcttccctgcaggagcacccgcccctcccgcccccgctaGCCCGTGTGAGCGGCCGGCTGCTGCAGGTGTGGATGCGGCTCACGGGTCGGAGTCACGTTGCTTGTGGCGCCTGCGGATCCACGtttgtatccgcgcagggctcGAAATGTACAAATCACCCCCGTGCCGTGGGGGCTGGCCAGGCACGTGCCCCTCCACGCCTgatctcctgccccatccccctgccccatcccctccccacttttCTCCCCTTGCTCCTATCCCACTCCTtcttcccctgccccatctctctcATCaatccactcccccaccccctcctccctgccccatcctattcctccatcccctccccccttttctcctCCTGCCCCTATCCCactccctcatcccctcccccatcccatcaccccttctctcccccgcccctaTCCCACTCCTCCATCCAAGGTTAATGCCAAGGTTAAAaaattccccaaggcacaaatccttccttgtccttggatgagtacggccaccaccaccaagtgagttagacagaGATTcaaggaaaaggaccacttggagttcctgttcccTCAAATCCCCCCACGCCCCTTCACCCCGTTTCCTGGGGAGGCTGGAGAATAATCTACCAACCAAACAGgtaaacaaggtgagcacagaccagacccttcgGTTTTTAGGACACCacaaaccaatcaggttcttaaaagcagaatttTATTATAAAGAATAAAGTAAAAGAAGCCCCTCTGTCAAATCAGGATGggaggtaattttacagggtcaTACGAttgaaaacacagaggattcccctctaggcaaaactgcAAAGTTACAAAaaccaggaataaacctccctcttagcacaggggaaatttacaagctaaaacaaaagataatctaatgcatttccttgctattacttacaatgtGTAACcttagatgcttatttcaggtaTGGCTTTAGGAAATGtgtttttcctgccctggtctCCCTCTGTCCcgaagagaacaaaacaaaacccttcccccacagttttgaaagtatcttctcccctcgttggtccttttggtcaggtgccaaccaggttatttgagcttctgaaccctttacaggtaaaaggagggattttatgctaccctgaGCTGTACGTTTATGACAGCTCCTCTCTTCCGGATCAGGATGAAGATGTTAAATAGATCGGGCGCTGTTAGGGGCAGGGGAATGTCTCTCACTGGgtttgtgcagcgcccggcgcttATCtagtctgtgaggaaaaaaacaaagagggctatttgctttcagtgaatgagagaggggtgggggagggggttggaactttcaaggcagctgctgacagagtgtcggctcc
This genomic window from Mauremys mutica isolate MM-2020 ecotype Southern chromosome 17, ASM2049712v1, whole genome shotgun sequence contains:
- the LOC123351522 gene encoding CD276 antigen-like, producing the protein MVSGRVGMSPGWWLHLVALWTLCGVAGAQASITAQHGEDVTLGCAFHHIPGVKLHRLNITWKMQRAEGAALLVHSYYGQRDLWQGQDKVYRRRTQLYREGIRKGNASLRLRAVRFQDEGSYLCYVTSELGNSTQKISLAVLGRFPLPVSLSERLRRSHSLCTM